CGGTGAGATGCGCTGCGGTGGCGTACCGGCGTCCGGCCCGGTGGTCGTCGGCGCCGTGACCGAGATGCCGCGCGAGGGTGGCGCACCACGGTTCGCCGACGCACTCGTCGATCACCCCGAGCAGCGACCACAACATGCGGGAGGGATGCCACGGATCGTCGTCGGCGGTGATGCCGGAGGCCGCGGCGAGCGCTTCGTCGACGAGGCGGGACGGGGACGGGAAGTCGATGTTGGCGGCCACCCCGTCGCCGGCGGAGGAACCGAGCATTCCCGACAACCGCTGGGTGAGCCATCTTTCGACACCGCGCGCGGGCACCGCGACGACCTCCCGCGCGAACGGATCGTCGAGGGGCTCGGCGAGCACCTCGGCCAGCGCATCCGCCAGGATGCCGGTGCGCTCGGCACGGTGCAGTATCAGCACGCGTCGCTCCCCCTCGTCGTCGCTCGTTCCCGTCCGGTACGGCTTATCACACCGCCCGGACAGGCGACTGCGTCGCAGGTCGCGAGTGCTCCGTGCCGGAGGTTGCGGGCGCTCCGTGCGACGGACGAGCTACAGGACGGGACGAACCCCGCCGGGAGAGACTCCGAAGACCGCCATCGATCGCGTACCCGCGATCGAGACGACGTCCCCGGCACGAAGTGGAGTACGGGGACTGCGGACCTGGCGATGATTGACGCGGACGAGAC
This window of the Rhodococcus pyridinivorans genome carries:
- a CDS encoding RNA-binding S4 domain-containing protein, which translates into the protein MEALVRDSLFGFLQESGLAGSGGEAAALLMEGLVRVNHRQVRSPRTPLRAGDVVSIAGTRSMAVFGVSPGGVRPVL